The Litchfieldia alkalitelluris genome has a window encoding:
- a CDS encoding mechanosensitive ion channel family protein, with protein MGFLKIILIIFIAGIVVRVAKIAIRNIFKVRAKGPIHITERREATLIKLLENILTYVVYFVVIIMILETMEIEIRALLAGAGILGLAIGFGAQNLVRDVITGFFIIFEDQFSVGDYVRIGTFEGVVEEIGLRTTKIKSFTGELNILPNGSIIEVTNFSIHNSIAIVDVSIAYEGNIVEAERVLEELLQELPDKYEDMIEPPQLLGVQTLGASEVTLRVISEVLPMRHFHISRMLRKEIKNRLDEHGIEIPFPRLVMYNRSEENEPKKMGGES; from the coding sequence ATGGGTTTCCTAAAAATAATCTTAATTATATTTATTGCTGGAATTGTTGTCCGGGTAGCCAAAATTGCAATACGTAACATATTTAAGGTGCGTGCAAAGGGACCTATACACATAACGGAACGACGAGAAGCAACACTAATAAAATTGTTAGAAAATATTTTAACATATGTTGTTTACTTTGTTGTTATTATTATGATTTTAGAAACAATGGAAATCGAAATACGAGCACTACTCGCAGGGGCTGGTATCCTTGGTCTTGCAATTGGTTTTGGGGCTCAAAACTTAGTTCGAGATGTAATTACAGGGTTTTTCATCATTTTTGAAGATCAATTTTCTGTTGGCGATTATGTTCGAATCGGTACATTTGAAGGGGTAGTAGAGGAGATAGGGCTCAGAACAACAAAGATTAAAAGCTTTACGGGAGAACTTAATATACTGCCTAATGGAAGTATTATTGAGGTAACAAACTTTTCGATTCATAATAGTATAGCAATTGTGGATGTTAGTATTGCTTATGAAGGGAATATTGTTGAAGCGGAAAGAGTTCTTGAAGAATTGCTACAAGAGCTTCCTGATAAATATGAGGATATGATTGAGCCTCCTCAATTGTTAGGTGTACAGACTTTAGGTGCATCTGAAGTGACATTAAGGGTGATTAGTGAAGTACTTCCGATGCGTCATTTCCACATATCTAGAATGCTTAGAAAAGAAATTAAAAATCGTTTAGATGAGCATGGAATTGAGATTCCATTCCCTCGTTTAGTAATGTATAACCGTTCAGAGGAAAATGAACCGAAAAAAATGGGAGGGGAATCCTAA
- a CDS encoding DUF951 domain-containing protein, with product MIEKEFHLNDVVEMKKPHPCGENKWKIIRMGMDIRIRCEGCSHSVLIPRKEFARKMKKILVKHEE from the coding sequence ATGATTGAAAAAGAATTTCACTTAAATGATGTTGTAGAAATGAAAAAGCCCCATCCATGTGGCGAAAATAAGTGGAAGATTATAAGAATGGGAATGGACATCCGCATCAGATGTGAAGGATGTTCACATAGTGTACTCATTCCAAGAAAAGAATTTGCAAGAAAGATGAAAAAAATACTCGTTAAACATGAGGAATAA
- a CDS encoding molybdopterin-dependent oxidoreductase yields the protein MATLKSSCSLNCWDNCGFNVEIDNGRIIKVDGDPEHPITQGKICGRGRMLETRTNSDQRLLYPLKKVNGEFQRISWEQALDEISSKMAEVKKEFGTTSVLHSHDYSNGGLLKNIDKRFFNCYGGVTELTGSICWGAGIEAQKWDFGDSWSHSPEDIMNSKHIVIWGRNVSRTNMHLYQYLLKAKEQGAKIIVIDPIYNPTAKIAHSYISVKPGMDGFLAIGVMKELVRLKRHDQEFIQNYTIGYSEFEELLNSVTMEDLELYTDVSRETFSDLAKVYSEGPTSTFLGLGMQRYDNGGNTIRLIDALVAISGNIGIPGGGANFGNLQVGQSFDTGGLALQHKRKEHRTFSMMKQAEGILKAVEPEIKMIVVSCGNPLTQVPDTNLVRKAFESVETLVVIDQFLTDTAELADYVLPTATVFEEEDLYYSSMYHHYVNYGPKLVDSPGEVQSDLWIWSELAKRLGFGEEFNYSRERWIEMGLGTLLNKGFSLENVRKTGHFELPIDHVPWADYQFKTPSGKYEFHSELAGTKNLDGKLKLLFPEESIITNKALANKYPYTLLTIHPLRSNHSQHYHVINSLQVIKVEISKDIAEEKGLKENDLVKVFNDRGTLEGKVKILPRAHRKTVNIDEGQWGKFGGSVNQLTPNRESDNLQGSTLYDCLVNIEKV from the coding sequence ATGGCAACACTAAAATCATCATGTTCATTGAATTGTTGGGATAATTGCGGATTTAACGTAGAAATAGATAATGGAAGAATTATAAAAGTAGATGGTGATCCTGAGCATCCTATTACCCAAGGCAAAATATGTGGAAGAGGTAGAATGCTAGAAACTCGAACAAACTCCGATCAAAGACTTTTGTATCCCTTAAAAAAGGTAAATGGAGAGTTTCAAAGAATTAGTTGGGAACAAGCTTTAGATGAAATCTCTTCAAAAATGGCTGAAGTAAAAAAGGAATTTGGTACTACTTCAGTTTTGCATAGTCATGATTATTCAAATGGTGGTTTATTAAAGAATATCGATAAAAGGTTTTTTAACTGCTATGGAGGGGTTACTGAGTTAACAGGTAGTATTTGTTGGGGGGCAGGGATAGAAGCCCAAAAATGGGATTTTGGGGATTCCTGGAGCCATTCTCCGGAAGATATCATGAATAGTAAGCATATTGTTATTTGGGGAAGAAATGTTTCTAGAACAAATATGCATCTATATCAATATTTGTTGAAGGCGAAGGAACAGGGAGCAAAGATCATAGTGATTGATCCAATCTATAATCCAACTGCAAAAATTGCTCACTCATATATTAGTGTTAAGCCAGGTATGGATGGATTTCTTGCGATTGGCGTTATGAAAGAACTTGTTCGTTTAAAAAGGCATGATCAAGAGTTTATCCAAAACTATACAATTGGATATTCGGAATTTGAAGAGTTATTAAACTCTGTCACAATGGAGGATTTAGAGCTCTATACAGATGTTTCACGTGAAACATTTTCAGATTTAGCGAAGGTATATAGTGAGGGACCTACTTCTACTTTCTTAGGCTTAGGAATGCAAAGGTATGATAATGGTGGAAATACGATTAGATTAATCGATGCACTAGTAGCAATTAGCGGGAATATTGGTATACCTGGTGGTGGAGCTAATTTTGGAAATCTACAAGTAGGGCAAAGTTTTGATACTGGTGGATTAGCTCTTCAGCACAAAAGAAAAGAACATCGAACCTTCTCTATGATGAAGCAAGCAGAAGGCATTTTAAAGGCGGTTGAACCTGAAATTAAAATGATTGTTGTTTCTTGTGGTAATCCTTTAACACAAGTGCCTGATACAAATTTAGTTCGCAAAGCTTTTGAGTCAGTTGAGACATTAGTTGTGATCGATCAATTTTTAACAGATACAGCTGAATTAGCAGACTATGTGTTACCAACTGCAACAGTTTTTGAAGAAGAAGATTTGTATTACTCATCAATGTATCACCATTATGTTAATTATGGACCCAAATTAGTTGATTCTCCAGGAGAGGTACAATCAGATTTGTGGATTTGGTCGGAATTAGCGAAAAGACTGGGATTTGGTGAGGAATTTAATTATTCTAGAGAGCGATGGATTGAAATGGGCTTAGGCACCTTATTAAACAAAGGATTTTCCTTAGAGAACGTAAGAAAGACTGGTCATTTTGAGTTACCAATTGACCATGTTCCATGGGCAGATTATCAGTTTAAAACCCCAAGTGGTAAATACGAATTTCATTCAGAATTAGCAGGAACAAAAAATCTAGATGGGAAGTTAAAGTTATTATTTCCTGAGGAATCAATCATAACAAACAAAGCACTTGCTAATAAATATCCTTATACATTATTAACTATACACCCATTACGTTCAAATCATTCACAACATTATCATGTAATAAATAGTCTACAAGTTATAAAAGTGGAAATTTCAAAGGATATTGCAGAGGAAAAGGGTTTGAAGGAGAATGATTTAGTAAAGGTCTTTAATGATAGGGGAACTTTGGAAGGAAAAGTTAAAATTCTTCCAAGAGCTCATAGGAAGACAGTAAATATTGATGAGGGCCAATGGGGGAAGTTTGGTGGAAGTGTAAATCAGCTTACTCCAAATCGTGAATCAGACAATCTTCAAGGAAGCACACTATATGATTGTCTAGTTAATATAGAAAAAGTGTAG
- the ychF gene encoding redox-regulated ATPase YchF has product MALTAGIVGLPNVGKSTLFNAITQAGAESANYPFCTIDPNVGIVEVPDDRLNKLTELVQPKKTVPTAFEFTDIAGIVKGASKGEGLGNKFLSHIRQVDAICHVVRCFADDNITHVSGKVDPIDDIETINLELILADLESVDKRIDRVGKLAKQKDKDALIEHEILLMLKEAFEQEKAARTVEFTDEQMKIVKGLHLLTIKPMLYVANVSEDDLADPSGNEYVAKVREFALTDNAEVIVICAKIESEIVELEGEEKAMFLEELGIEESGLDQLIKASYNLLGLATYFTAGVQEVRAWTFRKGMKAPQCAAIIHTDFERGFIRAETVSYDDLINSGSMTAAREAGKVRLEGKEYIVKDGDIIHFRFNV; this is encoded by the coding sequence ATGGCATTAACTGCAGGAATTGTTGGATTACCCAATGTTGGAAAATCAACACTTTTTAATGCAATCACACAAGCTGGTGCAGAATCTGCAAACTATCCGTTTTGTACGATTGATCCGAATGTAGGGATTGTTGAGGTACCAGACGATCGATTAAATAAATTAACGGAATTAGTACAACCAAAGAAAACTGTTCCGACTGCATTTGAATTTACAGATATTGCCGGAATTGTAAAAGGTGCGAGTAAGGGGGAAGGACTAGGTAATAAATTTCTATCTCACATTCGCCAAGTGGATGCAATCTGTCATGTCGTACGTTGTTTTGCCGATGACAATATCACACATGTATCTGGAAAAGTAGACCCTATTGACGATATAGAAACAATTAACCTGGAGCTAATTCTTGCGGATTTAGAGTCAGTTGATAAGCGAATTGATCGTGTAGGTAAATTAGCGAAACAAAAGGACAAGGATGCTTTAATTGAGCATGAAATTCTATTGATGCTTAAAGAAGCGTTTGAACAAGAAAAAGCTGCGAGAACAGTCGAGTTTACTGATGAGCAAATGAAAATTGTTAAGGGACTTCATCTTTTAACAATAAAGCCAATGCTATATGTAGCCAATGTAAGTGAAGATGATTTAGCAGACCCCTCTGGTAATGAATATGTTGCCAAAGTCCGAGAGTTTGCATTGACAGATAATGCTGAAGTAATTGTTATTTGTGCAAAGATTGAATCAGAAATTGTTGAGCTTGAGGGAGAAGAAAAAGCCATGTTCCTTGAAGAGCTTGGAATTGAAGAATCTGGTCTAGATCAACTAATTAAAGCATCATACAATCTTCTTGGTTTAGCAACCTATTTTACAGCTGGTGTCCAAGAGGTAAGAGCATGGACATTTAGAAAAGGAATGAAAGCACCTCAATGTGCGGCAATCATCCATACTGATTTCGAAAGAGGATTCATCCGTGCAGAAACAGTTTCCTATGACGACCTTATTAACAGTGGATCTATGACAGCAGCACGTGAGGCAGGAAAAGTTCGCCTTGAAGGTAAAGAATACATTGTAAAAGACGGAGACATCATTCACTTTAGATTTAATGTATAA
- the rpsF gene encoding 30S ribosomal protein S6: MRKYEIMYIIRPNIDDEAKKALTERFSGVLTDNGAEITNVKEWGKRRLAYEINDFRDGYYMILNVMSGSEAINEFDRLAKISEDIIRHIIVKIEE; encoded by the coding sequence ATGAGAAAATACGAAATTATGTATATCATCCGTCCAAACATTGATGATGAAGCTAAAAAGGCTTTAACAGAACGCTTTAGTGGCGTTTTAACAGACAATGGTGCGGAGATTACAAACGTAAAAGAATGGGGTAAGCGTCGTTTAGCTTATGAAATCAACGATTTCCGCGATGGTTACTACATGATTCTTAACGTAATGTCTGGTTCTGAAGCTATCAACGAATTCGATCGTTTAGCTAAAATCAGTGAAGACATTATCCGTCATATCATTGTTAAGATAGAAGAATAA
- the ssb gene encoding single-stranded DNA-binding protein: MMNRVILVGRLTKDPELRYTPSGVAVATFTLAVNRAFTNQQGEREADFINCVVWRKPAENVANFLKKGSLAGVDGRVQTRNYEGQDGKRVYVTEILAESVQFLEPRSANNEGQRGGGGSYGGNPSPYGGGGNQGQGQGYGYGQDQNQQRNNNQGGYTKVNDDPFANDGQPIDISDDDLPF, translated from the coding sequence ATGATGAATCGCGTAATTCTCGTAGGTAGACTTACGAAGGATCCAGAACTACGCTATACCCCAAGTGGAGTAGCTGTAGCAACTTTCACGTTAGCTGTTAACAGGGCATTCACGAATCAGCAAGGTGAACGTGAAGCAGATTTTATCAATTGTGTAGTTTGGCGTAAACCTGCTGAAAATGTGGCGAACTTTTTGAAAAAAGGAAGCCTAGCTGGAGTAGATGGACGAGTGCAAACTCGTAACTATGAAGGTCAAGATGGTAAACGTGTCTATGTGACTGAAATTTTAGCTGAAAGTGTTCAATTTTTAGAACCAAGAAGTGCTAACAATGAAGGGCAGCGTGGCGGTGGAGGTTCTTACGGTGGAAATCCTAGTCCATACGGCGGCGGTGGTAACCAAGGTCAAGGTCAAGGATATGGGTATGGCCAGGATCAGAACCAACAACGAAACAACAATCAAGGTGGATATACAAAGGTTAATGATGATCCATTTGCAAATGATGGACAACCAATTGACATTTCGGACGACGATCTACCGTTTTAA
- the rpsR gene encoding 30S ribosomal protein S18 codes for MAGGRRGGRAKRRKVCYFTAHGITHIDYKEVDMLKKFISERGKILPRRVTGTSAKYQRKLTIAIKRARQMALLPYVAGE; via the coding sequence ATGGCAGGTGGACGCAGAGGAGGACGTGCAAAACGTCGTAAGGTTTGTTACTTCACAGCTCATGGTATCACTCACATCGATTACAAAGAAGTGGATATGCTAAAGAAATTTATTTCTGAGCGTGGAAAGATTTTACCTCGTCGTGTAACAGGTACTAGCGCAAAATATCAACGTAAATTAACGATTGCTATCAAACGCGCTCGTCAAATGGCTTTATTACCATATGTTGCAGGTGAATAA
- a CDS encoding YybS family protein, translating into MNKNRFIVDGAMLLAIYIVMLLASVFLPLLGTIMAFILPIPFIIFASKYDIKKALVFLIAATTLSLLFTSVTGIIFSLIFGVSGLVYGILHQRGKKAIEILLGMTLSYIITFVIFYAIASSLFAFDFSALILESARQSVEMMEGLEMENEAALEQLEESIQNFPYLLPSLFVTTAFFFALISQLLSYPILKRVSKDIEKLPEIRTITIPISILWYYLAVLVLMLFEMEVGTFYYMAVTNLYYILQSLMVIQGLSFIFYLIHAKNLPKFLKIITIILAPFLLSIIRILGIIDLGFQLRNKIKPKS; encoded by the coding sequence ATGAATAAAAATAGATTTATTGTAGATGGAGCAATGCTGCTTGCCATTTATATTGTCATGCTTTTAGCATCAGTTTTTCTTCCATTGCTAGGAACGATTATGGCTTTTATTTTGCCAATTCCATTTATTATCTTTGCAAGTAAATATGATATCAAAAAAGCATTAGTGTTTTTAATCGCTGCAACTACCTTGTCGCTATTATTTACATCAGTTACAGGGATTATTTTTTCCCTTATCTTTGGAGTTAGTGGTCTAGTTTATGGTATCCTTCACCAAAGGGGAAAAAAAGCGATTGAAATTTTATTAGGTATGACGCTTTCCTACATAATTACGTTTGTTATCTTCTATGCAATAGCAAGTAGTTTATTTGCATTTGATTTTTCAGCATTAATTCTTGAATCTGCAAGACAATCGGTAGAGATGATGGAAGGACTAGAAATGGAAAATGAGGCCGCTCTTGAGCAACTTGAAGAATCCATACAAAATTTTCCGTATTTATTACCTAGTTTATTTGTTACAACCGCGTTTTTCTTTGCCTTAATATCACAGCTTCTTTCATATCCGATATTAAAAAGAGTGTCTAAAGATATTGAAAAGTTACCAGAAATAAGAACAATCACAATACCCATTAGTATTTTGTGGTATTATTTAGCCGTATTGGTATTAATGCTGTTTGAAATGGAAGTTGGCACATTTTATTATATGGCGGTTACAAACTTATATTATATACTACAATCATTGATGGTGATTCAGGGACTTTCATTTATCTTTTACTTGATTCATGCTAAGAACCTGCCTAAGTTTCTGAAGATAATCACGATCATATTAGCACCATTTCTTCTTTCTATTATTCGAATCTTAGGTATAATTGACTTAGGGTTTCAACTAAGAAATAAGATAAAACCGAAAAGCTAG
- a CDS encoding DHH family phosphoesterase — MPDFYKKKVFRYPIYALLIVTGILLGVILYYHYLIGIIGFLLLGLILYFLYRADTLLNQEMENYISTLSYRLKKVGEEALMEMPIGIMLFNDEYYIEWTNPYLSTCFDEDTLVGRSLYSVADALIPLIKQEVDTEIITIYDRKFKVIIKREERLLYFFDVTEQTEIEKLYEDERTVIGVIYLDNYDEVTQGMDDQRKSTINSEVTSILNKWANENGVYLKRTSSERFTAVLNEHILSLLEKGKFTILDDVREQTSKDGVPLTLSIGIGTGVPSLPELGALAQSSLDLALGRGGDQVAIKQVNGKVKFFGGKTNPMEKRTRVRARVISHALKELMIDSDQILIMGHKYPDMDSVGAAIGILKIAQINQKKAFIVLNQNEIDSGIHRLLEEIQNHDDLWAHFISAEQALEMSNNNDTLLVVVDTHKPSLVIEERLLYKLDNIVVIDHHRRGEEFIESPLLVYMEPYASSTAELVTELLEYQPKKLKMNMLEATALLAGIIVDTKSFTLRTGSRTFDAASYLRSQGADTVLVQKFLKENITQFKKRNELISSSYIYKKGIAISRGREDELFDQVLIAQAADSLLTMSDVIASFVISMRNDQLVGVSARSLGDINVQVIMEKLGGGGHLTNAATQLSHVTIDEAEQSLKDAIDEYFEGGSKS; from the coding sequence ATGCCTGACTTTTATAAAAAGAAAGTATTTCGCTATCCTATCTATGCCCTACTCATAGTCACAGGTATCCTTTTAGGGGTGATCTTGTATTATCATTATTTGATTGGAATTATAGGCTTTCTGCTACTTGGGCTAATTTTATATTTCCTATATAGAGCAGATACATTGTTAAATCAAGAAATGGAGAATTATATCTCTACTCTTTCCTACCGTTTAAAAAAGGTAGGGGAAGAAGCGTTAATGGAAATGCCAATAGGGATTATGTTGTTTAATGATGAATACTATATTGAATGGACGAATCCTTATCTATCAACCTGTTTTGACGAAGATACACTAGTAGGACGATCATTGTATAGTGTAGCAGATGCATTGATTCCGTTAATTAAACAAGAAGTTGACACTGAGATCATTACGATTTATGATCGTAAATTCAAGGTGATTATTAAACGGGAAGAGCGTCTTCTATATTTTTTCGATGTTACAGAACAAACCGAAATTGAGAAGTTGTATGAAGACGAGCGGACAGTTATTGGTGTAATTTACTTAGATAATTATGATGAAGTTACACAAGGAATGGATGATCAAAGAAAAAGTACAATTAATAGTGAAGTGACATCTATTTTAAATAAATGGGCTAATGAAAATGGAGTTTATTTAAAGCGTACGTCATCTGAACGCTTTACAGCAGTCTTAAATGAACATATTCTGTCGTTACTTGAAAAAGGTAAGTTTACCATTTTAGATGATGTAAGAGAGCAAACGTCAAAGGATGGTGTTCCGTTAACTTTAAGTATAGGGATTGGAACGGGTGTCCCTTCATTACCAGAACTCGGGGCACTTGCCCAATCAAGTTTAGACTTAGCGCTTGGGCGTGGTGGTGATCAAGTAGCCATTAAACAAGTAAATGGAAAAGTAAAGTTCTTTGGTGGTAAAACCAATCCAATGGAAAAGCGAACAAGAGTGAGAGCTCGAGTGATTTCACATGCATTAAAAGAACTGATGATTGATAGCGATCAGATTTTAATTATGGGACATAAGTATCCTGATATGGATTCAGTGGGTGCGGCAATTGGGATTTTAAAGATTGCACAAATCAACCAGAAAAAAGCATTTATCGTTCTTAATCAAAATGAAATTGACTCGGGGATACATCGTTTACTTGAAGAGATTCAAAATCATGACGACTTATGGGCTCATTTCATCAGCGCAGAGCAAGCATTAGAAATGTCAAATAATAATGATACCCTTTTAGTGGTGGTGGATACACATAAGCCATCACTTGTCATAGAGGAAAGATTGTTATATAAATTAGATAATATTGTAGTCATTGATCATCATAGACGAGGCGAAGAATTTATTGAATCTCCATTACTAGTTTATATGGAGCCGTATGCCTCTTCTACTGCAGAATTAGTTACTGAGCTGTTAGAATATCAGCCTAAAAAGCTTAAAATGAACATGTTAGAGGCAACAGCTTTATTAGCGGGGATCATTGTTGATACAAAAAGCTTCACGCTAAGAACGGGCTCTAGAACCTTTGATGCTGCTTCATATCTTCGCTCACAAGGCGCAGATACGGTATTGGTTCAGAAATTCTTAAAAGAAAACATTACTCAATTTAAAAAGCGGAATGAATTAATAAGCTCATCTTATATTTATAAAAAAGGGATTGCTATATCCAGAGGTAGAGAAGATGAACTGTTTGATCAAGTATTAATAGCACAAGCAGCAGACTCATTATTAACAATGAGTGATGTAATTGCCTCATTTGTTATTTCCATGAGGAATGATCAGTTAGTCGGTGTAAGTGCAAGATCACTAGGCGACATCAATGTCCAGGTTATCATGGAAAAGCTAGGTGGTGGTGGGCATTTAACAAATGCTGCAACACAACTTTCTCATGTAACGATTGATGAAGCAGAACAAAGTCTTAAAGACGCCATTGATGAATATTTTGAAGGAGGCAGTAAATCATGA
- the rplI gene encoding 50S ribosomal protein L9: protein MKVIFLKDVKGKGKKGEVKNVADGYAHNFLLKQGLAIEATSGNVKTLDAKKNKEQQEAVEELNQAKSLKETVEALTVELNAKAGEGGRLFGSVTSKQIADELAKKHKIKIDKRKFDLPDGIRALGFTNVPVKLHPEVTATVKVHVTEQ, encoded by the coding sequence ATGAAGGTTATTTTCTTAAAAGATGTTAAAGGAAAAGGGAAAAAGGGAGAAGTGAAAAACGTTGCAGATGGTTATGCACACAACTTTCTCTTAAAGCAGGGACTTGCGATTGAAGCAACGTCTGGAAATGTTAAAACATTAGATGCAAAGAAAAATAAAGAACAACAAGAGGCTGTTGAAGAACTAAATCAAGCAAAAAGCTTAAAGGAAACAGTGGAGGCATTAACGGTTGAACTAAATGCTAAAGCTGGAGAAGGTGGTCGCTTATTTGGTTCTGTTACAAGTAAGCAAATCGCTGACGAGTTAGCTAAAAAGCATAAGATTAAAATTGACAAGCGTAAATTTGATTTACCTGATGGAATTCGTGCTTTAGGTTTCACAAATGTTCCAGTTAAGCTGCATCCAGAAGTAACAGCTACTGTTAAGGTTCATGTAACTGAACAGTAA
- the dnaB gene encoding replicative DNA helicase, whose product MSELMTDRLPPQNIEAEQAVLGAIFLEPASLTLASEVLIPEDFYRAAHQKIYKAMLTLSDKGEPVDLVTVTSELADSRMLEEIGGVSYLSDIANSVPTASNIEYYARIIEEKSILRRLIRTATTIAQDGFSREDEVDALLNEAEKNIMEVSRRKNAGAFQNIKDVLVQTYDNIETLHNRVGDITGIPTGFQELDKMTAGFQRNDLIIVAARPSVGKTAFALNIAQNVATKTDENVAIFSLEMGAEQLVMRMLCAEGNINAQALRTGSLTAEDWGKLTMAMGSLSNSGIFIDDTPGIKINDIRSKCRRLKQETGLGMILIDYLQLIQGSGSSKDNRQQEVSEISRSLKELARELKVPVIALSQLSRGVEQRQDKRPMMSDIRESGSIEQDADIVAFLYRDDYYDKESENKNIIEIIIAKQRNGPVGTVSLAFVKEYNKFVNLERRFDDADLPPGA is encoded by the coding sequence ATGAGCGAGCTTATGACGGATCGTCTTCCTCCGCAAAATATTGAAGCTGAGCAAGCTGTACTTGGTGCGATTTTTCTAGAACCAGCATCTCTTACATTGGCTTCTGAGGTCTTAATTCCTGAAGATTTTTACCGAGCAGCACACCAAAAAATCTATAAAGCGATGTTAACACTTTCAGATAAAGGTGAACCTGTTGATTTAGTTACAGTTACGTCAGAATTAGCAGATAGTAGAATGCTAGAAGAAATAGGGGGCGTCTCTTATTTAAGTGACATTGCTAATTCTGTTCCAACAGCTTCTAATATTGAATATTATGCAAGAATAATAGAAGAAAAGTCGATTCTTAGAAGATTAATTCGTACAGCAACTACCATTGCACAAGATGGCTTCTCACGAGAAGACGAAGTTGATGCTTTGTTAAATGAAGCTGAGAAAAACATTATGGAGGTTTCCCGAAGAAAGAATGCAGGGGCCTTTCAAAATATTAAAGATGTATTAGTCCAAACCTATGACAATATTGAAACCCTTCACAATCGTGTGGGAGATATTACTGGAATTCCAACTGGATTCCAGGAACTAGATAAGATGACAGCGGGGTTTCAACGAAATGATTTAATCATCGTTGCCGCTCGTCCATCGGTTGGTAAAACTGCTTTTGCTCTTAATATTGCACAAAACGTTGCAACGAAAACAGATGAGAATGTAGCAATCTTTAGTCTAGAGATGGGTGCTGAGCAGCTTGTCATGCGTATGCTTTGTGCAGAAGGTAATATTAATGCCCAAGCCTTAAGAACCGGATCTCTAACGGCAGAGGACTGGGGAAAGCTAACGATGGCGATGGGAAGTCTATCAAACTCAGGAATTTTCATCGATGATACTCCTGGGATTAAGATCAATGACATTCGATCTAAATGTAGAAGACTGAAGCAAGAGACAGGATTAGGCATGATATTGATTGACTACCTACAGTTAATCCAAGGTAGTGGCTCAAGTAAAGATAACCGTCAACAAGAGGTTTCTGAAATCTCTCGTTCCTTAAAAGAGTTAGCCCGTGAGCTAAAGGTACCTGTAATTGCTCTATCACAGCTTTCTCGTGGTGTTGAGCAACGTCAAGACAAACGTCCAATGATGTCTGATATTCGTGAATCTGGGAGTATTGAGCAGGATGCCGATATAGTTGCCTTCTTATATCGTGATGATTACTATGACAAAGAATCCGAGAATAAAAATATCATAGAAATTATCATCGCTAAGCAACGTAACGGTCCAGTAGGAACTGTATCACTAGCATTCGTAAAGGAATACAATAAATTCGTTAACTTAGAACGGCGATTCGATGATGCTGATTTGCCGCCAGGAGCGTAG